In the Leptospira sp. WS4.C2 genome, one interval contains:
- a CDS encoding multidrug efflux SMR transporter, which translates to MQFQVILFFCIAVFFNALANILIKSSSLQDQTKTLSGGLWDTIFTVFNPYFIGGLASFGLALLGYRYVLGKGLKLSLAYPVFTSSGFIIVLIASSLFFKERLNLTQWLGIAFILVGVWLTALQMFDVKS; encoded by the coding sequence ATGCAATTCCAGGTCATCCTCTTCTTCTGTATAGCCGTATTCTTCAATGCATTAGCTAATATTTTAATCAAATCCTCATCTTTACAAGACCAAACAAAAACGTTGTCAGGTGGTCTTTGGGATACAATCTTTACGGTATTCAATCCTTACTTCATCGGTGGGCTTGCTAGTTTTGGGTTAGCACTACTTGGATACCGGTATGTTTTGGGGAAAGGATTGAAACTTTCTCTTGCCTATCCGGTGTTTACTTCTAGTGGATTTATCATTGTTCTGATTGCATCTTCACTTTTTTTTAAAGAGAGATTAAACTTAACTCAATGGTTAGGAATTGCATTTATATTAGTGGGTGTTTGGCTTACCGCCTTGCAGATGTTTGATGTTAAATCGTAA
- a CDS encoding alpha/beta fold hydrolase: MHGIETKSDLNREGSNRKMKQKSFRFRNWECAYLDSETPGPVLVFCHANGYSAGCYNYYFPLLSKHYRVIAPDFLGHGRSEFSLQFHNWNVFRDQILALLDHESILKTNIIGHSLGGASSLLAAAKEPSRFEKVLAMDPVILGWKMILLSKFLENPLAKGAKKRRTHFKSIELVRRSFRKFPAFANFEPSIFEDYLNSCFVSTGHDSEVKLCCDPRVEARIFGHAHFHVFKNFYGIGTENHIAIPEKFEVCSPKYANLLAKVHPKSDVTIFPGFTHFFPFERPKETWNWMKQCLEIKEE; the protein is encoded by the coding sequence TTGCATGGGATAGAGACAAAATCCGATCTAAATCGGGAAGGGTCAAATAGAAAAATGAAACAAAAATCCTTTCGGTTCAGAAACTGGGAATGTGCATATTTAGATTCGGAAACTCCGGGTCCTGTTCTCGTTTTCTGTCATGCCAATGGCTATAGTGCCGGCTGTTACAATTATTATTTTCCACTGTTATCAAAACACTACCGAGTGATTGCTCCCGATTTTTTAGGACATGGTCGTTCTGAGTTCAGCTTACAATTTCATAATTGGAATGTCTTTCGAGATCAGATCTTAGCACTCCTCGATCACGAATCCATTCTAAAAACAAATATCATTGGTCACTCATTGGGAGGGGCCTCTTCTCTCCTTGCGGCCGCCAAAGAGCCCTCTCGTTTTGAAAAGGTTCTAGCCATGGATCCTGTGATCCTCGGTTGGAAGATGATCCTTCTTTCAAAATTTTTAGAGAATCCACTTGCAAAAGGGGCAAAAAAAAGAAGGACTCATTTTAAATCCATAGAACTTGTTAGGCGGTCGTTCCGAAAATTTCCTGCCTTTGCAAACTTTGAACCTTCTATCTTCGAAGACTATCTTAACTCTTGTTTTGTAAGTACAGGTCACGATTCCGAAGTCAAACTTTGTTGTGACCCAAGAGTAGAAGCAAGGATCTTTGGGCATGCCCACTTTCATGTTTTCAAAAACTTTTATGGAATAGGAACGGAAAACCATATTGCCATTCCCGAAAAATTTGAAGTTTGTAGTCCTAAGTATGCGAACCTACTGGCAAAAGTTCATCCGAAGTCTGATGTCACCATCTTTCCTGGGTTCACTCATTTTTTTCCTTTCGAAAGACCAAAGGAAACTTGGAATTGGATGAAACAATGTTTGGAGATAAAAGAAGAGTAA
- a CDS encoding acyl-CoA thioesterase, with translation MAGNLYSKIKKIRIQHCDPGGVVFTPQYFNLFVEVIEDWFSEGLEYSFSELIVKDSSGIPAMKIEAKFHNPSYLGDDLEFSLVVEKIRDTTVLLKMIALSSDSQKRCSMKFLYGFSKLNLKKLSPWPKHLRLKMEEYRKV, from the coding sequence ATGGCGGGTAATCTGTATTCAAAAATCAAAAAAATACGCATCCAACATTGCGACCCAGGTGGCGTTGTTTTTACGCCTCAGTATTTCAATTTATTTGTGGAAGTGATTGAAGATTGGTTTTCCGAAGGATTAGAATATTCTTTTTCTGAACTTATCGTGAAGGATTCTTCTGGAATTCCTGCTATGAAAATTGAGGCCAAATTTCACAATCCATCCTATCTTGGTGACGATCTTGAATTTTCACTTGTAGTGGAGAAGATTAGAGATACAACAGTTCTTTTAAAAATGATTGCACTTTCTTCGGATTCACAGAAGCGGTGCAGCATGAAATTTCTTTATGGTTTTTCAAAATTAAATTTAAAAAAGCTGTCTCCGTGGCCAAAGCATCTTCGTCTAAAAATGGAAGAGTATCGGAAGGTTTAG
- the lpdA gene encoding dihydrolipoyl dehydrogenase, with the protein MSNPNHFQVIVIGGGPGGYVAAIRAAQLGLQTCVVEREKLGGVCLNWGCIPTKALLESAHVLEHLKHAANFGLSCDNIKADFDAVIKRSRSVADQMAKGVEFLMKKNKITVVGGEASFQNSKTIQVKPSSGEPSTYTADFYILAVGAKNKALPFLPFDGKHVLSARDAMSEPKVIPNLAIIGAGAIGVEFADFYASMGSKVSIIEFQDHLLPNEDLEISGVLERSFKKRGIEQYLSHGVETAVVSDTSVELTLQDRKSAKKEKLNFDKVIVGVGIAPSTSHIGLDEIGIKLKNGFVDFVGNYRSTVDHIYAIGDCIPTPALAHVASAEGIRAAEDISMRLGNPHHLEIARLNYSYIPGCTYCHPEVASVGLTEEKAKALGYEVSIGKFPFTASGRAQAQGDTTGMIKIVSDKKHGEILGAHIIGSGATELIAELTLGANMEITVRELANTIHAHPTLSEGIMESAAAVLGEAINI; encoded by the coding sequence ATGTCCAATCCAAACCATTTCCAAGTCATAGTCATTGGAGGAGGGCCTGGCGGTTATGTCGCAGCCATCCGTGCCGCACAATTAGGTTTGCAAACATGTGTCGTTGAACGTGAAAAACTCGGAGGCGTTTGTTTGAACTGGGGTTGTATACCCACCAAAGCATTGTTAGAAAGTGCACATGTATTGGAACATTTAAAACATGCTGCCAATTTTGGACTTTCCTGTGATAATATCAAAGCTGACTTCGATGCTGTGATCAAACGCTCTCGCTCTGTAGCTGATCAAATGGCCAAAGGTGTTGAATTTCTTATGAAGAAAAACAAAATCACCGTGGTAGGTGGAGAAGCGAGTTTTCAAAATTCTAAAACCATCCAAGTAAAACCTAGTTCCGGGGAACCAAGCACATATACTGCTGATTTTTATATTTTGGCTGTGGGTGCCAAAAACAAAGCCCTCCCTTTTTTGCCATTTGACGGTAAACACGTGTTATCTGCTAGAGATGCCATGTCAGAACCAAAAGTAATTCCGAATCTTGCCATCATTGGAGCCGGTGCCATAGGTGTGGAGTTTGCCGATTTTTATGCCAGTATGGGATCTAAAGTTTCCATCATTGAATTCCAAGACCATTTACTTCCCAATGAAGATCTTGAGATCTCTGGAGTTTTAGAAAGAAGTTTTAAAAAAAGAGGGATTGAACAGTATTTAAGTCACGGAGTTGAAACGGCTGTGGTTTCTGACACAAGTGTGGAGCTCACTTTACAAGATCGAAAATCCGCAAAAAAAGAAAAGTTAAACTTTGATAAGGTGATTGTTGGGGTTGGAATTGCACCTAGTACGAGTCATATTGGATTGGATGAAATCGGAATCAAACTAAAAAATGGATTTGTAGACTTTGTTGGTAACTATCGAAGTACGGTGGATCATATCTATGCCATTGGGGATTGTATTCCCACACCAGCTCTTGCCCATGTGGCCAGTGCCGAAGGAATCCGCGCTGCGGAAGATATCTCTATGCGATTGGGAAATCCCCATCACTTAGAAATTGCAAGATTAAACTATTCTTATATACCTGGTTGTACTTATTGCCATCCAGAAGTAGCGAGTGTTGGTCTTACTGAGGAAAAAGCAAAAGCTCTGGGTTATGAAGTTTCCATTGGAAAATTTCCATTCACAGCGAGTGGTAGAGCCCAAGCCCAAGGGGATACAACCGGTATGATCAAAATTGTTTCCGATAAAAAACACGGAGAAATTTTAGGCGCCCATATCATTGGTAGTGGGGCCACAGAACTTATCGCAGAGCTGACATTAGGTGCCAATATGGAAATCACCGTTAGGGAACTTGCAAACACCATCCATGCCCATCCTACTCTTTCTGAAGGGATTATGGAAAGTGCGGCGGCGGTTTTAGGTGAGGCGATTAATATATAG
- a CDS encoding class I SAM-dependent methyltransferase, with the protein MKLYSELAEYYFTIEEASRKFSEEILFLRDTFKRHKIHTVLDIGCGTGEHIKELQGMGFKPLGVDGSPRMLEIAKGRFPHCQFELGKMEAYVAKQPVDAVICLYGTFNYLINDDLVQNFLRNCYKNLKQAGLLILEIWNADPIHRIKRKPITTVSNVRLGETSIRRNRGFRLTRADDVAIVEVNYVYNLNQKDLKDKHTMRVFHFPQVQNFLDDNKFDVLHVYSNYDGEKYIKTGARMLIVAKKRS; encoded by the coding sequence ATGAAACTCTATTCCGAATTGGCCGAATACTATTTTACCATCGAAGAAGCAAGCCGCAAGTTTTCGGAAGAAATCCTATTCTTACGAGATACATTTAAGCGACATAAAATACACACCGTTTTAGATATTGGCTGTGGGACCGGGGAACACATCAAAGAATTACAAGGTATGGGTTTCAAACCACTCGGTGTAGATGGATCTCCCCGAATGTTGGAGATTGCCAAAGGGAGATTTCCCCATTGCCAGTTTGAACTCGGAAAAATGGAAGCATATGTCGCTAAACAACCAGTAGACGCAGTGATTTGTTTGTATGGAACTTTTAATTATCTCATTAACGATGACTTAGTTCAAAATTTCCTACGTAATTGTTATAAAAATCTAAAACAAGCAGGCCTTTTGATTTTAGAAATCTGGAATGCAGATCCCATCCACAGAATCAAACGAAAACCAATTACCACAGTGAGTAATGTGAGACTAGGCGAAACATCCATTCGGAGGAATCGCGGTTTTCGTTTAACAAGAGCAGATGATGTTGCTATTGTGGAAGTAAATTATGTTTATAATTTGAATCAAAAAGATTTAAAAGACAAACATACAATGCGTGTGTTTCATTTTCCCCAAGTACAGAATTTCTTAGACGATAATAAGTTTGATGTCTTACATGTTTACAGCAACTACGACGGCGAAAAATATATAAAAACGGGCGCAAGGATGCTCATTGTAGCCAAAAAGAGGTCTTGA
- a CDS encoding chemotaxis protein CheX gives MDPLIDEKFILTVSQVLPEHFQKSLLVFAEREAYGPSKNEGLCFENCTLVEFVGDINGKVYLALDGYTKLKLLPKIAKAFQIDPTSRSHSASIMMEFANQIAGKLITEMRLGRYEIDILPPENLNHKLVPISLEHYRQYILIFNLKDRRGEDYMGRLYLILLLEKFPTPKN, from the coding sequence ATGGATCCTTTAATTGATGAAAAATTTATCCTAACTGTTTCGCAAGTTTTACCGGAACACTTTCAAAAATCCCTGCTTGTTTTTGCGGAAAGGGAAGCTTATGGTCCCTCTAAAAATGAAGGGCTTTGTTTTGAAAATTGTACACTAGTTGAATTTGTTGGTGATATCAATGGAAAGGTTTATCTTGCTTTAGATGGATATACAAAATTAAAACTCCTTCCCAAAATTGCGAAGGCCTTTCAGATTGATCCCACATCTCGTTCCCACTCAGCATCCATCATGATGGAATTTGCAAATCAGATCGCTGGAAAATTGATTACAGAAATGAGATTGGGGCGTTACGAAATTGATATTTTACCACCAGAAAATTTAAACCATAAACTGGTTCCCATTTCCTTAGAACATTATCGCCAATACATTCTTATCTTCAATCTCAAAGATAGAAGAGGAGAAGATTATATGGGTAGACTCTATTTGATTTTATTGTTGGAAAAATTTCCCACTCCCAAAAACTAA
- a CDS encoding alpha/beta hydrolase translates to MKPYVLAIPLVLSYAGLKQKKSLERKELQLPDTGRRVFHFYPTGKNPESLPGVYIQHGMSAMGIDDPRILELAENIASSDYSVILPELPEVRGLRIEENTISNIQDLMMEIHSTKHLFNGDGLGYLSASFSGGMGLIAASKSNTRHKIKSSMVIGAYCDFLDTVPFVFSNYDIDPYAVYVILFNFLHRFERTIAEELEPIYFEAALDNGLKRMGHEARAESLLKGTSTLAQDFFFQVGADGNFRMELAKRVLDTVPENLPENLSPFYQLETLGGPVALLHGKTDSVISPEESEKLALLFQKKEISYVHRTSTALTHGDSLPLHSQIFGVPALLQTFGSFLYWLRR, encoded by the coding sequence ATGAAACCTTATGTTTTGGCAATCCCACTCGTTTTGAGTTATGCTGGGCTTAAACAAAAAAAATCTTTAGAACGTAAGGAACTCCAATTGCCAGACACTGGTAGGCGAGTTTTTCATTTTTATCCTACAGGAAAAAATCCAGAATCATTACCGGGAGTTTATATCCAACATGGAATGAGTGCCATGGGAATTGACGACCCAAGGATATTGGAACTAGCAGAAAATATTGCTAGCTCCGATTATAGTGTCATCCTTCCTGAACTACCTGAAGTTAGAGGACTTCGGATCGAAGAAAATACCATTTCCAATATCCAAGATTTGATGATGGAAATTCATTCCACAAAACATCTATTTAATGGAGATGGTCTAGGATATTTATCTGCCAGTTTCTCTGGTGGTATGGGGCTCATTGCCGCATCCAAATCCAATACAAGACACAAAATTAAATCTTCCATGGTAATCGGTGCTTATTGTGATTTTTTAGATACCGTACCTTTTGTATTTTCGAACTATGATATCGATCCTTATGCAGTGTATGTTATTCTTTTCAATTTCCTCCATCGTTTTGAGCGGACTATTGCCGAAGAACTAGAGCCCATCTACTTTGAAGCAGCTCTAGACAACGGACTCAAACGAATGGGACACGAGGCGCGCGCAGAGTCATTACTCAAAGGAACTTCTACCCTCGCCCAGGATTTCTTTTTTCAAGTCGGTGCTGACGGAAATTTCCGGATGGAACTGGCAAAGCGAGTCCTGGACACTGTTCCTGAAAACCTTCCAGAAAACCTTTCCCCATTTTACCAACTGGAAACTCTCGGTGGCCCTGTGGCCCTGCTGCATGGAAAAACAGACTCCGTAATCTCGCCCGAGGAGTCGGAAAAACTAGCCCTTCTCTTCCAGAAAAAAGAAATTTCCTATGTCCACCGCACCTCGACTGCCCTAACCCATGGAGACAGCCTCCCCCTCCACT